A single Bufo bufo chromosome 6, aBufBuf1.1, whole genome shotgun sequence DNA region contains:
- the LOC121003957 gene encoding uncharacterized protein LOC121003957 isoform X1, with product MATAAPRGQALTLALCLLLRNVCSQFVVDDVYAVDGVAKGSVTLPCSLTAPSNWKDHELKIIWFKNLTEKLWDCVVKREKSPDCRSSPNSSRSRISWGVFGNADLEISALQESDAGPYQCWILLSDAYRRRDLLLRVHGVPTDGPGPDTRGQFLGLVLDASSRRFLLLSGWPVAAFLILLLLTQRLRISRRMRKCNLPNLI from the exons ATGGCGACAGCGGCCCCCAGAGGACAAGCCCTGACCCTTGCCCTGTGTCTGCTGCTCAGGAACG TTTGCAGCCAGTTTGTGGTGGACGATGTGTACGCTGTGGACGGAGTCGCCAAAGGCAGCGTGACGTTACCGTGCTCGCTCACCGCACCCAGCAACTGGAAGGACCACGAGCTGAAGATTATCTGGTTCAAAAACTTGACAGAAAAATTATGGGATTGTGTGGTGAAAAGAGAGAAGTCGCCCGATTGTCGCTCGTCCCCGAACTCTTCCCGGTCTCGGATCTCATGGGGGGTCTTTGGAAACGCTGATTTAGAGATCTCTGCGCTACAGGAATCGGACGCTGGGCCGTATCAGTGCTGGATCCTCCTGTCAGACGCCTACCGCCGCAGAGACCTGCTCCTCAGGGTCCATG GAGTCCCTACTGATGGTCCAGGACCGGACACAAGAGGTCAGTTCTTAGGACTGGTGCTGGATGCATCTTCACGGAGGTTCCTCCTGCTGAGCGGCTGGCCTGTGGCTGCATTCCTCATTCTGCTGCTTCTGACTCAAAGATTACGTATCAGTAGGAGAATGAGAAAATGTAATCTCCCTAACTTAATATAA
- the LOC121003957 gene encoding uncharacterized protein LOC121003957 isoform X2: MATAAPRGQALTLALCLLLRNVCSQFVVDDVYAVDGVAKGSVTLPCSLTAPSNWKDHELKIIWFKNLTEKLWDCVVKREKSPDCRSSPNSSRSRISWGVFGNADLEISALQESDAGPYQCWILLSDAYRRRDLLLRVHGNHNPSPLLDLFLEKLGDQRVG; encoded by the exons ATGGCGACAGCGGCCCCCAGAGGACAAGCCCTGACCCTTGCCCTGTGTCTGCTGCTCAGGAACG TTTGCAGCCAGTTTGTGGTGGACGATGTGTACGCTGTGGACGGAGTCGCCAAAGGCAGCGTGACGTTACCGTGCTCGCTCACCGCACCCAGCAACTGGAAGGACCACGAGCTGAAGATTATCTGGTTCAAAAACTTGACAGAAAAATTATGGGATTGTGTGGTGAAAAGAGAGAAGTCGCCCGATTGTCGCTCGTCCCCGAACTCTTCCCGGTCTCGGATCTCATGGGGGGTCTTTGGAAACGCTGATTTAGAGATCTCTGCGCTACAGGAATCGGACGCTGGGCCGTATCAGTGCTGGATCCTCCTGTCAGACGCCTACCGCCGCAGAGACCTGCTCCTCAGGGTCCATGGTAACCACAATCCTTCACCATTGCTAGATCTgtttctggaaaagctgggtgaccagaGGGTGGGATAA